Part of the Paroedura picta isolate Pp20150507F chromosome 3, Ppicta_v3.0, whole genome shotgun sequence genome is shown below.
caaaacccagagtaaccgattatgcacgcggcgatccgggcgccgcttctggttgcgccccggtcacccggaagctgcgctttcttccgcgtttcactgacgcggctttttcggcggcatgcaccgaagctgcggccggttgcagtcggctccgtgcgttatcggtgattttagtcgccgccattccaccccgaatgtgcgttatttcccccgtgcataatgggtcaatgagaGCAAAATGGGATATTGCCCGTGTGAGTACCATGTGGACCTATgactttgccctgacctggataggccaggcaccccgatcctgtcagatctcggaagctaatcagggccaacccaggttaatatttggatgcaGTTCCTCCAATGAACACAGGGGAGgtcacaacacagaggcaggcaatagcaaaccacctctgaatgtcccttgcatGGCTTCCAGGGAAACCGTGGACAATCCGCTACAGAACACACaccatgcaataaataataacaaaaccGGGAATTCAATGGAAATGCTGCCTCATGACTCTCCTCAGGGCTGCCTTCATCTCGCTGTTCCTGAGGGTGTAGATGAAGGGGTTCAGCATGGGGATCACCATGGTATACATCACAGTCGCCACCGTGTCCTGAAGGCCTGGgttcttggcatgtggcttgaAGTAGACCCAGCTTATACCCCCATAGAACAAGACCACCACAGAAATGTGGGACCCGCAGGTGGAGAAGGCTTTGCGCTTCCCGATGGCAGAGGGAATCTTCATGATGGAGTAGAAGATGAAGGCATAAGAGATGATAATGAGAACAAATGGCCCCAGGATGTCCACTAGCCCCTCAGTCATCACGATTAAGTTTATGACTCGGGTGTCAGAGcaagtcacctccagaacagGGTTAATGTCACAGATAAAATGGTGGATCTCCCCAGGGTTGCAGAACTCAAGTCGGGCCATTAAAATGGTGTAAAGCAAAGAATGGATCGTAGGGATGGTCCAGGACATCGTGGCCATATGGAGGCAGCGTTTGTGGCTCATCAAGCTAGAATAATACATTGGATGACAGATGGCCACATAGCGATCAAAAGCCATGGAGGACAGCATGTAGCTTTCCACATTTCCAAAATAGATATAGAAAAATATTTGTGTCAGGCAACCGCTGTACGTGATGGTCTTTTTGTGAGACAATACGTTTCTCAGAGTTTTGGGGATGATGGTGGTGGCAAAACCCATATCAGCTACTGCAAGACAGctcaggaagaagtacatgggtgtTTGCCGGAGCTGCATGTCACAGCGGATCAACAGGATGATGGTCATGTTCCCAAAGAGACTGAGTAAATAAATGGAGAGGAAGAGCAAGAAGAGAACCCGCTGAACTTCTGGTTGGGATGAGAAGCCATGAAGCAAAAATTCAGAGATCTGCGTTGTATTCTTTTGAGCCATTAGAGTGATGTTACTGTAGggaacagaagaacagaagagcctgagaagagccctgccaggccagaccagaggtccatccagtaCAGCATCTTGTTTCTCACAATGTCCAACCGGTTGACCTTGAGGGCCTTCAATTAGATTGCCTCCTAGCTTGGTCATTCAGAGGTCTTCTGCCCTAATATATGGAAGCTCTAGAATCTACTAAGTGACTGATTATCCATGTTTCTATCTAAATCACACttaaagctatctatgcttgGGGCCATCAGTACGTTCACTGGTAGTGAgtaaaaaagtatttcctttcatCCATCCTGAATCTATCTACTGTGGCCCATAAAGTACATTGGATGTCCCTGTGCTCTAGTACTTTTGGAGGAAGAGGGAAAGTGAATTTAAAAACACCGGCATTAATCTGCTTTAATACTGTGAGATATATGGATTTGAATGTGTACTTCTGACCTGCAAAATATAGTGTTTCTTGAACTGGTGCCTTGGTGAATTAAAAAGCACAGACAATTGTCTGTTTTAATACTAAGATACATGTTTGAATTcttatttgtatgtgtgtgtgtgtctgggagagagggagaacaaACACAGAAATTTACTAGACATCCTAGTTTTCTGGAATTAGAAAGGGATCATAGACTAAGACCCCTTTCTGCTCAGGAAGCACATTCATTTGAAATCATGTATTTTTGACTAGCAGGTCAGTTGACCTGCACAGGGAATAGAACGCTTCCTCTCCTGCTCATGTTTTTCTTCAGTCCCAAAGCCACGCCCCAGCTGTGGTTGCAGGTTTTCTCTCACGTTAGTAGACTCCCAATATACAGATGTTTTAATGGAACGAATGAAGAAATATAgtgcgaaggaaggaaggaaggaaggaaggaaggaaggaaggaaggaaggaaggaaggaaggaaggaaggaaggaaggaaggaaggaaggaagaaagaaagaaagaaagaaagaaagaaagaaagaaagaaagaaagaaagaaagaaagaaagaaagaaagaaagaaagaaagaaaggagaggaagTGTCAAAGGGCAGCTCCCAGGGTAAGGCtaaaagaggcatcccattcaaggacatAACACGTGTACAAACTTAGAGCAATGTAGGCCCCCCCCAATAACAAAGCATGCTGAGTCCCTCACCCCAACACTTACTTGCCTGATTAATaaacacagcaaaaaagaaaaagaaaaagaaaaaaagcttccATTTGCAGCGGTAGCAGAATTTATGCTCATGCCAGTTTGAAGGATACGAGGTACAGAGACATCAGAAGGCAGGAAAGGCAAGCTTCATCTTCCTCCTAGGAAACACACTCTCCCTCCTGCAGATCTGAGGCGTACTTTGCTTTGCCAGAGAAAGCACCTCtgatggaccatttatgcactaggaacttcactgccccagttcctgtgcaggagcacaaatcaggggtggatgaggtgcaccaggtcaaatgctcccccatgtgggtgcaggaagaggtggcgcaacctgccaggactaaaactccagcctgcagctcagcatgaaacctccagtgcataaacggtcatggcaGCACCAGCTTTTGTTCGTGCCTTCAAGCCCTTGGAGTTTTGATATCCAGGTGGGAGGATAGCTCAGCTGGGCTCCCTCTCTGGAGATTCTCTAGATGCCAATTCTGAGTCACGTCCTCAAGGGTTTAACAGTGAGCCTCTGTTTGCAGCATGCCCTCCTTAAGAAATAGATGTCCGTGGAATTGCAGCACAGGATCCACATGGAATCTACCTCAACCAGAGACAGAAGAACTACTGTTAAacttaatttttcaaaaatgacAGATCCATTTCACTGAGATCAAGTTTAGTGTTGACATATCCatgcctaagagcctcttgtggcagagagtggtaaggcagctgtctgaaagctttgcccatgaggctgggagttcgatcccagcagccggctcgaggtcgactcagccttccatccttccgaggtcggtaaaatgagtacccagcttgctggggggtaaacggtcatgactggggaaggcactggcaaaccaccccgtattgagtctgccatgaaaacgctggagggcgtcaccccaagggtcagacatgactcggtgcttgcacaggggatacctttacctttttatccatgCCTAAGACAAAACGATCTCAGCAGGGCATACTGTGATAGCGTTCTCCTCCCAATGCAACCATTATCTCCAGGAGATACTCATCACTATAATCTGGACATTGTTCAGAGAGATCTCGTTTTTCCATTTGTTAGCAGGAACCCCATCTTCTCACTCAGGGGCAGTACACCCCCATAAACATCCTTCCTTTAATATTATGGGCAATATGCGgtgaataccatagccttgactaaatgcacttttgttgacagggtgatgtctctgctttttaggatgctgactagatttgccatagctttcctccccaggagcaagcgtcttttaatttctttgctgcagtccccatctgcagtgatcttggagcccaggaaaataaaatctgtcactacttccatttcttccccatctatttgccaggaattgagagggccggatgtcatgatcttttttgatgttgagtttcaagccaacttttgcactctcctccttcacccgcatcaaaaggctctttagttcctcttcgctttctgccattagagtggtatcatctgcatatctgaggttgttgatatttctccctgcaatcttgatcccaatttgtgactcatttaaccccgcctttctcatgatgtgctccgcatacaagttaaataggcaaggcgacagtatacagccttgccgaactcctttctcagttttgaaccaatcagtgattccatcttcagttctcactgttgcttcttgacctgcatataggtttctcaagagacagataagatgctctggtattcccatctctttaagaacttgccacaatgtgttgtgatccacacaatcaaaggctttagcatagtcaatgaagcagatgttcttctggaactccctagctttctccatgatccagcgcatgttggcaatttgatctctaaaatactctatggacaggttcaaaaggggAAAAGAATAGAACTTGTCAAGTTCATTCTGGGAATTGTCACACATACTCAGTACAGCTAGCATTAAATGAAAAATGAGCTTATAATTGCCCAGGTTGCATTTTCCTccaacatatttttttttaattccttttaaaggaAGCATTATTCCAATAAGATAGGTTAAGTACCATCATTTGGGTTCTTTGTGTGGGAAATGTCATTCCCATGTTACCCATTTTGTGGGTAAAATTTAAGTCCTAAAAGAAATGGTTATTACTGATGTACGCAAACCTGAGCCTGCATGTTTTCCTACAACCTGCGTGTTTTCCTACAAAATATAGTttatatgattaaaaaaaataacttgctTCATTTTTTCCATGTTAAAAAGCAACAGACGGGGACAAATTAAATATAAATCACATTGCATTTTGAATGCATTCTCTTTCCAGTGAAAAAATAGGTCATCTTTACTGATGATATGGGTTAAGCaatgttggaatagacaatgtctggtgtacaaagatgagaggaagatcctgcagggggcagcaagaagagtgCTACATAGGATAGTGAGGCCAGGACCTTCTTTCCTGTTAAGTGTCActctttgtctgtctccagatagctactcttaggggcaatttcctccttcttctcagaTACCGCATcttcaagtctctctctctcagctaggcATGTAGTCaggctctgtctctgtctctcctctgcactatcaagtatggtaattctttAATAAATCCTTTTTCCTGTTCATAATACAGTGTGTGCAACTTCAATGACTTatttactctgccaacaaagggttatgggcccaggattAAGTACATACCTGTATAAGATAGGAGAATCGCCAGGGGCTCGATGTGAGCAAGCGAGGACAAAGGACCAAAGATGGCCACATGTGGAGTATGGCGCAAGCAGAAAGGTaattctcagttccgcagggcctgcaagatggagctcttccaccagcattTGCTTGTAGCCAGGTCAAGGAAGAACTTTGGGCTTCCCCCCCCAAGACATTGGGTTTATGGGAACTACTGGGTTTTTAAGGGTGTTGGGGCTAGGGAGaatttgttgtattgtttttatacaattttattattattatattgttgtacTCCTCTGCAAGTCAGTAGGCTAAGAGCATGtggttaataaatacaataataaattaaaaaaaataaaattcagttaAATGGAGAGGGAAACTCCTCATGTATATGGGAAAACTTCTGTACTTCAAGACCTGGCTTGGATAGCACAGGCTAGCCctatctcatcagaactcagaagctgaaCAGGGTCATCTCTGGCTAGCACTTGAAAGGGCGACTTCCAAAGAATACCAAGGTCATGAAGAAGatgcaggaaatggcaaagcagcctggctgccagacaatcttaggaacTCCTGGCAGCATAACACACATgccgtacaataaataaataataacaaagaaTAAATCTTTACTTTGGGGGATCTCAAATCTCCCAGAAAACACTATTTCAAAATCAATGAAAATACTTCCTAATGACTCTCTTCAGGGCTGCCTTCATCTCAGTGTTCCTGAGGCTGTAGATGAAGGGATTCACCATGGGGTTGACCATGGTATACATCATAGCAGCCCAGGTATCATGGCGCTCCGCCAAATTCGAATTGGGCTTGAAATAAACAAAGCTGATCCCCCCAAAGTACATGACCACCACGCAAACGTGTGACACGCATGTGGAGAAGGCTTTGCGCTTCCCAGTGGCCGACGGGATCTTCATGATGGaatagaagatgagcaagtaggAAATGATGATGAGCACAAATGGCCCCAGGATCTCCACTATTCCCTCCGTCCTCAGTACTAGCTCTATTAGGTAGGAGTCCGAGCAAGAGACATCTAGGACAGGGTAAAGGTCGCAAAAAAAATGAGGGATTACCCCAGGATCACAGAACTCAACACGGGACATCAAAAACGTATATACCAAGGAGTGGAACATGGTGAGAGTCCAGGACGTAGCTGCCAGTTGGAGGCAACGTTTGGGACTCATCACAGTGGAATAGTTCAGCGGGCTGCAGATCGCTACGTAGCGGTCATAGGCCATGGAGGCCAGAAGGTAGCTATCTGCATTGCCAATATGGATATAGAAAAACATCTGGGCCAGGCAGCCATGATAGGAGATGGTCTTTCTCTCAGATAACAAGTTCTGTAGCGTCTTGGGGACAATGGTACTGGCGAAACCCAAATCAGCTACTGCAAGGTGactgaggaagaagtacatgggggttTGGAGAAGGTGCCGATCGCAGCGTATCAACAAGATGATGGTTGCGTTCCCCAGGAGGGTGAGCAAATacatgaagaagaaaagggggaagaggagTTTTTCAACCTCTGGCTGGGAGGAGAATCCACGGAGGAAGAATTCGGAGACCGGAGTCGTGTTCTTGTGATTCATTAGTCCGATGCTGCTGTAAGGGTGGGAATAAGAAGAGAAGTAGATAGGCCTACAGCCAAAGTTGGCTGgcagatttcccctcccctccccctccccccgccaatcATCTAGGTACCAATCTGCATAGGAGAAACTGAGCTGCCAAACAAACACATCCCATTTGAAAGGGTGCAGTTCTGAGTAAAGAGTCAATGAGTTATCACAGGGGGGTAATCACTTCCCTGCTACTCCCACTTTTTGCTCCCCCATACCCTGACCCAGTATTCCAAATTCATATTTGACTACTCCTAACACTGCCCGCCTGAACTATTAATAGCACATTTTGTAGGCTGGTCTGATATCATTGGTTTGTTGGTTTCAATGTGCTGATAAGTGTATACTGGGTTGTGGGTTACGTGTACTACAAAGTGTACTACTGAGAGTTTATTGCATTATACGTAATGTGTACTGCCCAGtgtctgatctctgtggcctaaAGGCCCATTTCAAAAGTACAGTGTCCTTTTAAAGTATACTGTATTATTAAAGAAataatttgttaattttttaacGTATTTTAAGCACCCTAGGCATTCTTCCTTCCtcactccacttccaatctccctccttccttccttccttccttccttccttccttccttccttccttccttccttccttccttcattccaaGAAGTGGCAGGTCTGTCCCAATAAATTGAACAGGAGAGACTTGAGGCTCTGGCAGAAACAAATTAAGTCAATAATTAGGCAAGCAAAAAAAGCAAGAAACTAGCCACAGAAACAGTGGGGCCTTTGGATAACCAAGGAATCAAGGGGTTGCTAAAGGAAGATAGGGAGATAGTAGAGAAGCTCAATGGCCTTTTTTGCTTCTTtattcactgtggaaagtgtggggcaAGTGCCCATGCCATTGTCCATGTTTTCAAGAAGGGAGTGTGAAGAACTGAGAAAAAAATGAGATGACCAGAGATGAAGACCTAGACatactggggaaattaaaaaccaatagTCTTCCAGGTCCTGATGACATATATATGACAGTCCTTAATGAACTCAGATGTGACATCGATTCAGGTGgttagccatgctggtctgaagtagcagagcaaattttgagtccagtagagaTACTGGCAGCTGGGAAGTGCCAGAAAGGGTCGGGAGGATGAAATAACTGGGAAGGTacattgcctaaggaggtggtgagctccccctcacttacAGTCTtaaagcagcagttggacaggatcctggatgctttaggcttatctggcattgagcggggggtcggactagatggcctgtctggcccctttcaactctaggattctattattctaagcagcagctggacaaagacttatcctggatgcttgaggctgatcctgcattgagcagggggttggactagatggcctgtctggccccttccacctctatgattctatggtctaaGACTACAGAGCCTGTGAGGAACTGGGAGGGAAGCTCCTGGACCACATCCAGTATGACAGGCAGTATAGTCTTTCTGAATATCACCCGTAGCCTAGACCTAAAGACCTCCTTTGCCTTaactctctcctttctccttaaTCATTACAAAACATTCAGTCACCAACAGGATTTTGCCAAGAACGTTGCAAATTTCTCCTGTCATCAGAACATTCCGAGAGGCTGTTCTTTGTAGCGGCAACATTAGGTGGCACTCAGAGAAGAAACACCATGGTAGGTTTGTTGACGGTAGAAACCTTTCCGTGCACAAAGTTTTCTGACTTACCCAGCTGATTAATAAAGCCCCAAATACACTTTTGGTTTGCCGAAGCAAGAGATAGAATTGCCTGCATTTAGTTGATGTTGCCAGTCTGAAGGATGCAGGGATCTTTTGTTGGGGAGTAGAGCCGGCCCATTGTTTGTTGCAGTATAAGGTGATGCAATGGTGCCGCCAGCTTTTCTTAATGTCTTTGGACTCTGGGGAGCGATGGTACCCACAACGCAGGGATGGTGCGACTGGGTTCCCTCTTGAGAGATTCTCTTGGGACTAGCTTGAAGACACCAACTCAAGGGCTTCACCAATTAGCCTCCTGTTTACAACAAGCCCTCCTGAGAACGTTGTCTGTGGAGCAGCATTAAAGGACCCACAAGGGACTTGCCTCACGCAGAGAGAGGACGTCAGAGCGTTGCAGATGTGCCTCCTCCCTTTGCTTCCCTACCAAAAGACCACAGCCATTCATCATGAGAAGAATCACCACCCAAGTCATGTTGGCCAATGACCTGGCAAGGGGACAACCATCAAGTAAATTCAGTCAGATAGATAGGATCTGCATAAGGTCAACTGGTTGTGCTGCAGTTACGCTGGAAGTTTTTGAGGTTCCTTGGCCACTGCAGGCACAATGGCCCTCTCATTTACTGAGCAGGTCTGAAGGCCCAAATCcccagattcattcattcattcattcattagatgtCTAGTCCACCTCCTccttagactcaaggcagattcattcattcattcattcatccatttgaTTTCTAGTCCCCCTTCCTccttagactcaaggcagattacaagataaaacccaataaaaccccacagaACCCTATTCTTAAAACCAAAACCTCAGATGGCAGAAAAATTCTCCAGTCCTCCCCACGGCCATCAGAAAGGGTCGGCTGATGACGTAAGAtagcctgaggggggcccagtGGTCTTAAGACACCCGGTTGCTGGTGGCAGTTATGAAACAACCTTTGGCAGCAAACTAAAAACAGCAGTTCAACAATACTTCACAGGGAGTAAACCTccttggataaaatggagatttaCTTCAGTTGGAAAATTccaggatatttgggggggggggagtgcagtatGGGGATGGCAAGGTATGGGGAGGAGAGATCTAATAGGGCAAAAtgtcagagtctaccctccaatgcagccatagtcaagagcagaggtagtcaacctgtggtcctccagatgttcatggactacaattccctatcccagatgttcatggactacaattcccatgagcccctgccagcaaatgctggcagggattcatcggaattgtagtccatggacatctggaggaccacaggttgactacccctgctcaagaggacATCAgatttaattccaggagacctccaagacCCACCTGGAGGTCTAAACCCTACTCTAACTCAATCTCCAGGATTGTGCCCAAGAGACTTAGACACATTTCGAgcccatccatctcctgttggctCTTCCTCTGTTCCTGCAGCCGTCAACTTTTCCTAGCGCTGCTGTCTTTGCCACCATGA
Proteins encoded:
- the LOC143831438 gene encoding olfactory receptor 1L1-like encodes the protein MAQKNTTQISEFLLHGFSSQPEVQRVLFLLFLSIYLLSLFGNMTIILLIRCDMQLRQTPMYFFLSCLAVADMGFATTIIPKTLRNVLSHKKTITYSGCLTQIFFYIYFGNVESYMLSSMAFDRYVAICHPMYYSSLMSHKRCLHMATMSWTIPTIHSLLYTILMARLEFCNPGEIHHFICDINPVLEVTCSDTRVINLIVMTEGLVDILGPFVLIIISYAFIFYSIMKIPSAIGKRKAFSTCGSHISVVVLFYGGISWVYFKPHAKNPGLQDTVATVMYTMVIPMLNPFIYTLRNSEMKAALRRVMRQHFH
- the LOC143831439 gene encoding olfactory receptor-like protein DTMT; translated protein: MNHKNTTPVSEFFLRGFSSQPEVEKLLFPLFFFMYLLTLLGNATIILLIRCDRHLLQTPMYFFLSHLAVADLGFASTIVPKTLQNLLSERKTISYHGCLAQMFFYIHIGNADSYLLASMAYDRYVAICSPLNYSTVMSPKRCLQLAATSWTLTMFHSLVYTFLMSRVEFCDPGVIPHFFCDLYPVLDVSCSDSYLIELVLRTEGIVEILGPFVLIIISYLLIFYSIMKIPSATGKRKAFSTCVSHVCVVVMYFGGISFVYFKPNSNLAERHDTWAAMMYTMVNPMVNPFIYSLRNTEMKAALKRVIRKYFH